A window from Drosophila subobscura isolate 14011-0131.10 chromosome O, UCBerk_Dsub_1.0, whole genome shotgun sequence encodes these proteins:
- the LOC117897112 gene encoding serine-rich adhesin for platelets isoform X3, whose protein sequence is MAAINTVPKSIHLPLTSISSAPRVLMCSASVGSEGSVTLQLRDASALEAASASASAAAAASTKSATSAGGNGVTTLATSSTSALENALTIGYPDPEMLADVLGSIQTASLKNNHTITATTLSNSSTKSANGNHLNNPNKITITRRSVQSVSTSTNTTTIGSQSQSHSHSKTNTSYIKNCLIRSSSCSNTVTNVTTLAQIMSNSSTSSASSLLNQHNNNSNCSNSSNFSTASSVGSSISIGSNSSSNSNSNDSNSSTGGGHSLSFKSNGRHVPGHSGAVGGASTVATSTNTPGIGGIISIEAPRKNRPKLSSPTRHGPQQCQICCKIFGNASALAKHKLTHSDERKYICVLCSKAFKRQDHLNGHMMTHRNKKPYECKADGCGKSYCDARSLRRHSENHHAGAVTPSTSQSLSPTASSSGASNSSGVGVATSSLSLSPATASGDASSPDGATCIRTYISTGSSLVDAATGIALSDEQIKAMNLPIKTGMTLLSPTTSTSSSASSTASSSSQSSSPSTIASSAASGTVIASSPTITLSDGVSLEGEGLTREQLDLISKIMQQTKQTSAQVTVSSPTSVSSYKINTNSASSSSRPRTWNMQLLNSAQNVTLHVEDGTDLVASSSNSPVEIKEEDLGQQQLVASANPHLLVKLDKPVECNLCHRKFKNIPALNGHMRLHGGYFKKDPETKRSEKKDSSGPPLQTASIGVRALIEEKIISKRKDMNKHLLFPQGAFVVPAPPHSSSSSTTTNTLRRSISDLESFLNPKSSSSAFTQTLSTSTATTTAVLPAATTIKSSNGLSIQQIGLPQSIEIFSGGQKQSKTLSLGSGTNTITITTNNVPTTTTMSALTALKAGGTISGISAATNTDPKDSTLIELLKRGTRIAVTSKKAQSQSTQSGTNVLMTSSQNGSGSGLGAVTELTTIGGSHIQTVGRQIITNNNRTVIIPSDVQVVATKSKLSSLSSLTGSLIKTSSSVNTSCSSGSISLADDTPLSLNIAPSQEGQVGSGTGGVITSGGGGVYTVTYTSDGTDLFDDAEVYNVSDTEMLLQTVDSMELLNDEEDVAQIKSEHSEDFALLSDAGDSVHTQLVKLEPDTGNANGSSSTTTTNTNTTPLPTFQQFHSKELIMQNSSQIQAIASMRGSILPSPLHSPLAYPTPPSSHENMAQSSPFIEDAAAQFVDASNTFFGDKTDFSHIYFKTDDGQPIEQLNENDTEKILKLKSVLEESSFDPSIKVEDLLNGTEDDTECDLREFAETNLSFLDEDQEFLNDSRNATSPLSESFFTSGIGSAEDVKQVLREVLPDENMQLQLTSEEQGENIIDLYYLPGLGLQSQMMNNSEDPMLSSSPREFGLQRQMGQIQATTMPQPMEQQLQTTAIYQQQDSQMQQQPQPQQQIQLQQQQPQQILVPQQSLGQAVSMQTQAGQQQTEFMLPLVGGHGFAAVSSQTQYLDNSQSTMTLQPLNSLLQPLLYGAGANGTPTTGTASVLTTDCQMNPNQGQTNALDASLIFSCGATATNGNGKSLLATLPTAVPTPVVIATPPNVSNLQPLSNQTNSILKRRLRSNAPQETQKFSKFHTLSPHRSKLRKPSRTHYTPAPILNPDRKGTGLYCIVRKQQGQGIFDAFEDDFGDPVGLVDFSDESKVNLGSAYQAQIPCCKPFEEASNDPMGAEMMWNPEVQEDDKILMRYIDLSKSSAVPMGSHSEEVALHTLLKSQGNSAAAVLTLLQTQSSAFQMKWTAFELEQFLRGLEKHGKDFGKIASELRTKSSGECVQMYYFWKKLCVDYKVSHLKMEPVTHIVPPVEKPYVCEIADCSASFSSKAALHGHVRIHAFGRNASSSNNSNSSNNHNSGNNSNSAQHAMANNAASGNQQSSNSYACAPLTNNSSNNPLCNATSATTSASNLSGNSGTVNGNGNLNTTTNTSSSISSKVETGNANASAPPAVKEGEFPCKVCGKVFNKVKSRSAHMKTHRVQESDQSPKNQHHQQQLQQQQKQQLSNLTNIITGSVTGTGTGTGTASGLASTAASSAITTSS, encoded by the exons ATGGCAGCCATAAATACG GTACCAAAGAGCATACACCTGCCTTTGACAAGTATCAGCAGCGCGCCTCGCGTGTTGATGTGCAGCGCCTCTGTGGGCTCTGAGGGATCCGTAACATTGCAACTGAGAGATGCCAGCGCCTTGGaggcagcatcagcttcagcatcagcagcagcagcagcgagtacGAAATCTGCCACATCAGCAGGGGGGAATGGCGTTACAACGCTTGCCACGTCCTCAACGTCGGCACTAGAGAATGCTTTGACGATCGGGTATCCGGATCCGGAAATGCTGGCAGATGTCTTGGGCAGCATACAGACAGCCT CTCTGAAGAACAACCACACAATCACAGCCACAACTTTAAGCAATAGCTCAACGAAATCGGCTAATGGCAATCATCTGAATAATCCCAACAAAATAACCATAACTAGGCGTAGTGTGCAGTCCGTCAGCACATCCACGAACACCACTACAATcggcagccagagccagagccacagccacagcaagacAAATACCAGCTACATTAAGAACTGTTTgattcgcagcagcagctgcagcaacacgGTCACCAATGTCACGACGCTGGCGCAGATtatgagcaacagcagcaccagcagcgcaTCCAGTCTCCTCAatcagcacaacaacaacagcaactgcagcaacagcagtaacTTCAGCACCGCCTCATCCGTGGGCAGTAGCATCAGCATcggtagcaacagcagcagcaacagcaacagtaacgatagcaacagcagcaccggcGGCGGGCATAGCCTGTCCTTTAAGAGCAATGGTAGACATGTTCCTGGACACAGTGGGGCAGTGGGTGGTGCGAGCACAGTAGCCACAAGCACTAATACCCCTGGCATTGgtggcatcatcagcatcgaAGCACCGCGCAAGAATCGCCCCAAATTATCCTCTCCAACGCGACACGGACCACAGCAGTGTCAG ATTTGTTGCAAGATCTTTGGAAATGCCTCGGCGCTGGCCAAGCACAAACTGACGCACAGCGACGAAcggaaatatatttgtgtgctCTGCTCGAAGGCATTCAAGCGGCAAGATCACTT AAACGGACACATGATGACTCATCGGAACAAGAAGCCTTACGAGTGTAAGGCGGATGGCTGCGGCAAGTCCTACTGCGATGCCCGCTCCCTGCGCAGGCACTCGGAGAACCATCATGCGGGCGCAGTCACTCCCAGCACCAGTCAATCGCTCTCTCCCACAGCCAGCTCGAGCGGggcgagcaacagcagcggcgtcGGAGTGGCCACCAGTTCGCTGAGTCTCTCGCCGGCGACGGCCAGCGGGGATGCCAGCTCTCCGGATGGTGCCACGTGCATTCGAACGTACATTTCCACGGGCAGCTCTTTGGTGGATGCCGCTACGGGAATCGCTCTGTCGGATGAACAAATCAAGGCCATGAACTTGCCCATCAAGACGGGCATGACGCTTCTGTCGCCCACCACCTCCACATCCTCGAGTGCATCCTCCacagcatcgtcgtcgtcacaGTCCTCTTCCCCGTCGACCATCGCGTCTTCGGCGGCCAGTGGCACCGTGATAGCCAGCTCACCCACCATCACGCTCAGCGATGGCGTCAGTCTCGAGGGTGAGGGTCTGACCCGGGAGCAGCTCGATCTCATCAGCAAGATCATGCAACAGACGAAGCAGACGAGTGCCCAGGTGACCGTCTCCTCGCCCACCAGCGTCAGCTCCTACAAAATCAACACAAACTCGGCGTCGTCATCGTCCAGGCCCCGTACCTGGAACATGCAATTG CTCAACAGCGCCCAGAATGTGACCCTTCATGTGGAAGATGGCACCGATCTGGTTGCTTCTTCCTCAAACTCTCCAGTTGAGATCAAAGAGGAAGACttgggccagcagcaacttGTGGCCAGCGCCAATCCCCACCTGCTCGTGAAGCTCGATAAGCCAGTCGAGTGCAATCTCTGTCACCGTAAGTTCAAAAACATACCCGCCCTCAATGGGCACATGCGCCTGCACGGCGGCTACTTCAAGAAGGATCCAGAAACGAAGCGCAGCGAGAAGAAGGACTCCAGCGGTCCACCCCTGCAGACGGCCAGCATTGGAGTTCGTGCCCTGATCGAGGAAAAGATCATTAGCAAGCGCAAGGACATGAACAAG CATCTCCTCTTTCCTCAGGGCGCCTTTGTGGTACCCGCACCACCgcacagcagtagcagcagcaccaccaccaataCCCTTCGACGATCGATCAGCGACCTGGAGAGCTTCCTCAATCCGAAGAGCAGCTCTAGTGCATTCACCCAAACGCTCTCCACCAGCACGGCCACCACCACGGCAGTACTGCCGGCGGCCACAACAATCAAGAGCAGCAACGGCCTCAGCATACAACAGATCGGACTGCCCCAGAGCATTGAGATCTTCAGTGGAGGTCAAAAGCAGTCAAAGACCCTCAGTCTGGGCAGTGGCACCAATACGATCACAATCACCACCAACAATGTGCCCACAACCACGACGATGAGTGCTCTGACCGCTCTGAAGGCAGGCGGAACCATTAGCGGCATATCCGCTGCCACGAATACGGATCCCAAGGACTCCACCCTGATCGAGCTGCTGAAGCGGGGCACACGCATTGCGGTCACCTCCAAGAAGGCCCAATCCCAGTCAACCCAAAGCGGCACGAATGTGCTGATGACGAGTAGCCAAAATGGCTCAGGATCGGGACTGGGAGCTGTCACAGAGCTCACAACCATCGGGGGAAGCCATATACAGACGGTCGGGCGGCAGATCatcaccaacaacaatcgcacCGTGATTATACCCTCCGATGTCCAGGTGGTGGCCACCAAGAGCAAACTGAGCAGCCTGTCCAGCCTCACGGGAAGCCTGATTAAGACTAGCAGCAGCGTGAATACATCCTGTTCGTCTGGGAGCATCTCCTTGGCCGATGACACACCTCTCTCGCTAAACATCGCCCCCAGTCAGGAGGGGCAAGTCGGCAGTGGGACCGGGGGAGTGATCACGAGCGGGGGAGGCGGAGTGTACACCGTCACCTATACCAGCGATGGCACCGATCTGTTCGACGATGCAGAGGTATACAACGTGTCCGACACGGAGATGCTCCTACAGACTGTGGACTCCATGGAGCTGCTGAACGACGAAGAGGACGTGGCGCAGATCAAGAGCGAACATTCCGAGGACTTTGCCCTGCTCAGCGATGCCGGCGATAGTGTGCACACACAGCTGGTCAAGCTAGAGCCGGACACTGGCAACGCCAAtggctccagcagcaccaccaccacaaatACCAACACCACACCGCTGCCCACCTTCCAGCAATTCCATTCCAAGGAGCTCATCATGCAGAACAGCTCCCAGATTCAGGCAATAGCCAGCATGCGCGGCAGCATCCTgccctctccactccactcgccGTTGGCCTATCCGACGCCACCCTCCAGTCACGAGAACATGGCCCAGTCGTCGCCTTTCATTGAGGATGCGGCCGCCCAGTTCGTGGACGCCAGCAACACCTTCTTCGGAGACAAGACGGACTTCTCGCACATCTACTTCAAGACCGACGATGGCCAGCCCATCGAACAGCTAAACGAGAACGATACCGAGAAGATCCTGAAGCTGAAGTCGGTGCTGGAGGAGAGCAGCTTCGATCCCTCCATCAAGGTGGAAGACTTGCTGAATGGCACGGAAGATGACACCGAGTGCGATCTGCGGGAGTTTGCAGAGACGAATCTGTCGTTCCTGGACGAGGACCAGGAGTTCCTCAACGATTCACGCAATGCCACCTCCCCGTTGTCAGAGTCATTCTTTACCAGCGGCATTGGTTCTGCGGAGGATGTGAAGCAGGTGCTGCGTGAAGTGCTGCCCGACGAGAatatgcagctgcagctgaccaGTGAGGAGCAGGGCGAGAACATCATTGATCTCTACTATTTGCCGGGCCTGGGACTGCAGTCCCAGATGATGAACAACTCGGAGGACCCGATGCTCTCCTCCTCGCCACGCGAATTTGGTCTGCAGCGTCAGATGGGACAGATCCAGGCCACAACAATGCCACAGccgatggagcagcagcttcaaaCCACGGCCATCTATCAGCAGCAAGACTcacaaatgcaacagcagccacagccacagcaacagatacagctacagcagcagcagccgcaacagatTCTGGTCCCCCAACAATCTCTGGGCCAAGCGGTGTCCATGCAGACTcaggcaggccagcagcagacagaatTTATGCTGCCACTGGTGGGTGGTCATGGCTTTGCGGCGGTTAGCAGCCAGACCCAGTACCTGGATAACAGTCAGAGCACCATGACACTGCAGCCTCTCAACAGCCTGCTCCAGCCCCTGCTCTATGGAGCTGGCGCAAATGGCACACCCACCACAGGCACTGCGTCAGTTCTCACCACCGATTGCCAGATGAACCCCAATCAAGGTCAGACCAACGCTCTCGATGCCAGCCTCATTTTTTCGTGCGGCGCCACAGCGACTAATGGCAATGGAAAGTCCCTGCTGGCCACCCTGCCCACAGCGGTGCCCACACCAGTGGTGATTGCCACCCCGCCCAACGTATCCAATCTGCAGCCGCTGTCGAATCAAACCAATTCCATACTGAAGCGTCGTTTGCGCTCGAATGCTCCCCAGGAGACGCAGAAGTTCTCCAAGTTCCACACCCTGTCGCCACACCGCTCCAAGCTGCGGAAACCCTCGCGCACACACTATACGCCGGCTCCCATCCTGAATCCGGACCGCAAGGGAACAGGTCTGTATTGTATTGTGCGTAagcagcagggccagggcaTATTCGATGCCTTCGAGGATGACTTCGGCGATCCGGTGGGCCTGGTAGACTTCTCGGACGAGTCAAAGGTTAACCTCGGCTCGGCGTATCAGGCACAGATACCCTGCTGCAAGCCTTTCGAGGAGGCCAGCAATGATCCCATGGGTGCGGAGATGATGTGGAACCCCGAGGTGCAGGAGGACGATAAAATCCTGATGCGTTACATAGATCTCAGCAAATCATCGGCCGTGCCAATGGGCAGTCATTCCGAGGAGGTGGCCCTCCACACGCTGCTCAAGTCCCAGGGCAattcggcggcggcggtgctgACCCTCCTCCAGACGCAATCCAGTGCATTTCAAATGAAGTGGACCGCCTTCGAGCTGGAGCAGTTCCTGCGTGGTCTGGAGAAGCATGGCAAGGACTTTGGCAAGATTGCTAGCGAG CTTCGCACAAAATCCTCGGGGGAGTGTGTGCAAATGTATTATTTCTGGAAGAAGCTCTGCGTGGACTATAAGGTATCGCACTTGAAGATGGAGCCAGTGACCCACATCGTACCCCCCGTGGAGAAGCCCTATGTTTGCGAGATTGCAGACTGTTCAGCG AGCTTCAGTTCGAAGGCGGCGCTGCACGGCCATGTTCGCATACACGCTTTTGGCCgtaatgccagcagcagcaacaacagcaacagcagcaacaaccacaacagcggcaacaacagcaacagtgcgCAGCATGCCATGGCAAATAATGCCGCAAGCGGCAATCAACAAAGTTCCAACAGCTACGCATGCGCACCGCtgacaaacaacagcagcaataatcCATTATGCaatgcaacatcagcaacaacaagtgcaTCGAATCTTAGTGGCAATAGTGGCACTGttaatggcaatggcaacctAAACACTACAACAAACACATCCTCATCGATATCTTCCAAAGTGGAAACGGGCAACGCGAACGCCTCTGCCCCGCCAGCCGTCAAGGAGGGGGAATTCCCCTGCAAGGTGTGCGGCAA AGTCTTCAATAAGGTGAAGAGTCGCAGTGCTCATATGAAGACTCATCGGGTTCAGGAATCGGATCAGTCGCCCAAAAACcaacatcatcaacaacaactgcagcagcaacaaaagcagcaactaAGCAATCTAACAAATATTATCACAGGATCAGTCACCGGGACAGGCACTGGGACAGGAACAGCATCAGGATTAGCATCAACAGCCGCCTCATCAGCGATCACAACGTCGTCTTAG